In the genome of Bremerella sp. JC817, one region contains:
- a CDS encoding serine/threonine-protein kinase, protein MNQSAAAVTPDNQPGDDEVGPAKFVKPKESPMRFTYKSGSTPLDGYTIKRGIGAGGFGEVYYATTDSGKEVALKHIQRNLEIEMRGAKHCLNLKHPHLVALFDIRYDSEGEGWIVMEYVHGDSLQDFIERHPNGMPREDALSWFKSIASAVNYLHDHGIVHRDLKPGNIFNDQGTVKIGDYGLSKFISVSRRSGQTESVGTFHYMAPEIGQGRYGREIDVYALGIILFEMLTGRVPFEGESSQEIIMKHLTASPDLGDLAEPYRSVVAAALEKDPEKRTNSAEEMLEQLGLKVSTTAAVSTVDTSVPTSAAKSVQPAVATEVKAKIGYVEAPVPKSSLDDEPIAMAVGSLTSKFKTWWNHNNTSLPIKVVVLTAIAFGLVANLSYLVPVALVGGAFYMAYLMVRQMVKLFQEDVPGGDGKPVKKDSSGRYHPEAMKRKYRASQDAMWHPKRKDRERAAFAIRTPRQRIQELLGSLIVSGIMAVLVSFVLLLISEGEAALTKSAIVTLGPAYVFFAGLTIVTTWSVLITAKFWEDKPGDQAARRIVMMLIGILCGVAAWIGLFILPMETLSIGAASKGWFGLGGMSASASIGSLMMYFGLVFLVPRWWKLADPLRTNWLSIWHTGVFVAWAAILSTFWTFLQPWGIMLVGATVATIQLSAPWFSQERRDLERRRYEQELKETTSRDQ, encoded by the coding sequence ATGAACCAGTCGGCAGCCGCCGTTACTCCGGACAACCAACCCGGGGACGATGAAGTCGGCCCTGCGAAATTCGTCAAACCGAAAGAAAGCCCTATGCGGTTTACTTACAAGAGCGGTTCCACTCCGTTAGATGGCTATACCATCAAACGTGGCATCGGGGCCGGAGGTTTTGGCGAAGTCTACTATGCGACCACCGATTCCGGCAAAGAAGTCGCACTGAAGCACATCCAGCGTAATCTGGAAATTGAAATGCGGGGCGCCAAGCATTGCTTGAATCTCAAGCACCCGCATCTCGTCGCGCTCTTCGACATCCGTTACGACAGCGAAGGCGAGGGCTGGATTGTCATGGAATATGTCCATGGCGACAGCCTGCAAGATTTCATCGAACGCCATCCCAACGGCATGCCGCGGGAAGATGCCTTGTCGTGGTTCAAGTCGATCGCTTCGGCGGTCAACTACCTACATGACCACGGTATTGTTCACCGCGACTTGAAGCCAGGCAACATCTTCAACGACCAAGGCACCGTCAAAATTGGTGACTATGGCCTGTCGAAATTTATCTCGGTCAGTCGCCGCAGCGGACAGACGGAAAGCGTTGGCACGTTCCACTATATGGCCCCGGAAATTGGCCAGGGACGCTACGGTCGCGAGATCGACGTCTATGCCTTGGGGATCATCCTGTTCGAGATGCTGACCGGCCGCGTTCCCTTTGAAGGGGAAAGCAGCCAGGAAATCATCATGAAGCATCTGACCGCCAGCCCTGACTTGGGCGACCTGGCCGAGCCTTATCGATCGGTCGTCGCTGCCGCTCTGGAGAAAGATCCCGAGAAACGGACGAACTCGGCCGAAGAGATGCTGGAACAACTTGGCTTGAAAGTGTCGACAACCGCGGCAGTCTCGACCGTCGACACGTCGGTACCAACATCGGCGGCCAAGTCTGTCCAGCCAGCCGTGGCTACGGAAGTCAAAGCGAAGATCGGCTATGTCGAAGCTCCGGTACCGAAGAGTTCACTGGACGACGAACCGATCGCCATGGCGGTCGGAAGCTTGACCAGCAAATTCAAGACCTGGTGGAATCACAACAACACCAGCTTGCCCATCAAAGTGGTCGTGCTGACCGCGATCGCGTTCGGCCTGGTCGCCAACCTTTCGTACCTGGTGCCGGTCGCTTTGGTCGGTGGAGCGTTTTACATGGCTTACCTGATGGTTCGCCAGATGGTAAAGCTCTTCCAAGAGGACGTCCCTGGGGGCGATGGTAAGCCGGTTAAAAAAGACTCGAGCGGTCGTTATCATCCGGAAGCGATGAAGCGAAAGTATCGTGCCTCGCAAGATGCGATGTGGCATCCCAAGCGAAAAGATCGCGAACGGGCCGCGTTTGCCATCCGAACACCAAGGCAACGGATTCAAGAACTGCTGGGCTCGCTGATTGTCAGCGGCATCATGGCGGTCTTGGTTTCGTTCGTGCTGCTGTTGATTTCGGAAGGCGAAGCCGCGCTGACCAAATCGGCGATCGTAACGCTGGGACCTGCGTATGTCTTCTTCGCAGGCCTGACGATCGTGACAACCTGGTCGGTGTTGATCACCGCGAAGTTCTGGGAAGACAAGCCTGGTGATCAGGCTGCCCGGCGGATCGTGATGATGTTGATCGGCATCTTGTGTGGCGTCGCGGCCTGGATCGGACTGTTTATCTTGCCAATGGAAACGCTCTCGATCGGAGCCGCCTCGAAGGGGTGGTTTGGTCTGGGCGGAATGAGTGCCTCGGCATCGATCGGCAGCTTGATGATGTACTTCGGACTGGTCTTCCTGGTGCCACGCTGGTGGAAACTGGCCGATCCGCTGCGGACCAACTGGCTGAGCATCTGGCACACGGGTGTATTTGTGGCCTGGGCCGCGATTCTCTCGACGTTCTGGACGTTCCTCCAGCCGTGGGGAATTATGCTGGTCGGGGCTACCGTGGCGACCATTCAGCTGTCGGCGCCTTGGTTCAGCCAAGAGCGTCGCGACCTGGAACGTCGACGTTACGAACAAGAGTTAAAAGAAAC
- a CDS encoding FHA domain-containing protein produces MSDRLQMWIDGVGGYMLLLADRINIGQAMASSQVDIPIMGDISRRHAAIKRSGDEYIVEPLSEVKVNDQSIQGPTLLRSRDIMTLGRGVKVQFTQPHPLSTSAVLHIISRHRTEPAADGIVLLADSLLMGSKSNNHIVCPKWQQDVVVYRLGSKLQLKSKLPLFQSDSTQPASSIKIGESVQGEEVSFCIEPLARA; encoded by the coding sequence GTGAGCGACCGCCTGCAAATGTGGATCGATGGAGTCGGCGGCTACATGCTGCTGCTGGCCGATCGGATTAATATTGGTCAGGCGATGGCTTCATCCCAGGTCGATATTCCGATCATGGGAGACATCAGCCGTCGCCATGCCGCCATCAAACGATCTGGCGACGAATACATCGTGGAGCCTTTATCCGAAGTAAAGGTCAACGATCAATCGATCCAGGGGCCTACCCTGCTCCGCAGTCGCGACATCATGACCCTGGGGCGTGGCGTGAAGGTCCAATTCACGCAGCCGCACCCGTTAAGCACCTCGGCCGTGCTGCACATCATCAGCCGGCATCGTACCGAACCGGCCGCCGATGGCATTGTGCTGCTGGCCGATTCGCTGCTGATGGGGTCGAAATCGAACAATCATATTGTCTGCCCCAAATGGCAGCAGGATGTCGTTGTTTACCGGCTCGGAAGCAAATTGCAGCTGAAGTCGAAATTGCCTTTATTTCAAAGCGATTCGACCCAGCCTGCCTCATCGATCAAGATAGGAGAGTCGGTCCAAGGAGAAGAAGTTTCGTTCTGCATCGAGCCGTTGGCTCGAGCATGA
- a CDS encoding EamA family transporter: protein MTERTSTSDWLGLFCGVLAAVGYSLANVCLRWLTDLDPIWVSFLKAIPTVAIFGPVAIWQVWTGRSPFPKVSSLLILIAAATSSQLLGNATLQWSFGVVGVAMSVPLCLGTMIVVGVVISKLLLQESLTRWQAWGTFSLVLALVSLSLAGRGAIQSVVHHQTGWTLIVAGIFAPMVAGISYAFLSVAIRRGVSREVSMALSTSLICCVGMVILGPLGYFTAGFDQIASTTLPQYGVLLVAGLLNAAAFVALTLSFRYAPVNIGNAANSLQNPLSALAGVMIFHEAFTINLAFGVVLTVLGVVLMGLKGRPVTRQAENSAKNGPAVVSAAPENGR, encoded by the coding sequence ATGACTGAGCGAACCTCAACGAGCGATTGGCTCGGCCTCTTTTGCGGTGTTTTAGCTGCGGTGGGGTACTCGCTGGCGAACGTTTGTTTGCGTTGGCTGACCGACCTTGATCCGATTTGGGTTTCGTTTCTGAAAGCGATTCCGACGGTCGCGATCTTTGGCCCGGTCGCTATCTGGCAAGTCTGGACCGGTCGGTCCCCCTTCCCGAAGGTATCGTCTCTGTTGATTCTGATCGCTGCCGCGACTTCCAGCCAGCTTTTGGGGAATGCGACCCTGCAGTGGAGCTTCGGCGTGGTCGGAGTCGCGATGAGCGTTCCCCTTTGTCTGGGGACGATGATCGTAGTGGGGGTTGTTATCAGCAAGTTGCTGCTTCAGGAATCGCTGACGCGTTGGCAGGCCTGGGGAACTTTCTCACTGGTATTAGCGCTTGTTTCGCTCAGTCTGGCGGGCCGAGGAGCAATTCAATCGGTCGTCCATCATCAAACCGGCTGGACGCTGATTGTTGCGGGTATTTTCGCTCCGATGGTAGCCGGCATTTCTTATGCTTTCTTAAGCGTGGCTATCCGCCGAGGGGTTTCGCGCGAGGTCAGTATGGCGCTCAGCACGTCGTTGATTTGCTGCGTCGGGATGGTGATTCTAGGGCCGCTAGGTTATTTCACCGCCGGATTTGATCAAATCGCCAGTACCACATTGCCCCAATATGGCGTGCTGCTGGTCGCCGGTCTGTTGAACGCCGCAGCGTTCGTGGCCCTGACGTTATCGTTTCGCTATGCCCCTGTGAACATCGGTAACGCGGCGAACTCGCTGCAAAATCCGCTTTCGGCATTGGCTGGAGTGATGATCTTCCACGAAGCATTCACCATCAACCTGGCGTTTGGCGTGGTGCTTACGGTGCTGGGTGTGGTCTTGATGGGTCTTAAGGGAAGACCGGTAACCCGGCAGGCTGAGAACTCAGCGAAGAATGGTCCGGCAGTTGTATCGGCCGCCCCGGAGAACGGCCGGTAA